A window of Phytoactinopolyspora mesophila contains these coding sequences:
- a CDS encoding MHYT domain-containing protein produces MEHLHHFFQYGPITAVVAYVMACVGAGLGLRCIVRAFATTGLAKQRWLLIGALAIGSGIWTMHLVAILGFGVDGSPVRYDVSLTLLSLVVAILLVAAGVFALGYSSSRVRGAVLGGIGTGAGIVGMHYVGMSAMEIHGTLSYEIPTVVLSAAIAVGVAMAALAVAFLTDSFRGTVLAALLMGAAASATEYAGIAALRLDITPGTSVLPGASAVEFVFPFIVVFGSFLFLSSAFVALSPIRHEPVAAATATAAPSRDSNLAS; encoded by the coding sequence GTGGAGCACCTGCACCACTTCTTTCAGTACGGGCCGATAACCGCCGTTGTCGCCTATGTCATGGCGTGTGTGGGGGCGGGGCTCGGGCTGCGCTGTATCGTCCGGGCGTTCGCTACGACCGGCCTGGCCAAACAGCGCTGGCTGCTGATCGGCGCGCTCGCCATCGGGTCCGGTATCTGGACCATGCATCTCGTCGCCATCCTCGGCTTCGGCGTCGACGGCTCGCCGGTGCGGTATGACGTGTCGCTCACGCTGCTGAGTTTGGTGGTCGCCATCTTGCTCGTCGCGGCCGGAGTCTTTGCTCTCGGCTACAGCAGCTCACGTGTGCGCGGAGCAGTCCTGGGTGGCATCGGGACCGGCGCGGGCATCGTCGGCATGCACTACGTCGGCATGTCGGCGATGGAAATCCACGGCACCCTGAGCTACGAAATCCCCACCGTCGTCCTGTCCGCTGCCATCGCAGTGGGCGTCGCGATGGCAGCACTAGCCGTCGCCTTCCTGACCGACAGCTTCCGCGGCACGGTCCTCGCGGCCCTCCTGATGGGTGCTGCGGCCAGCGCAACCGAGTACGCCGGGATTGCCGCGTTACGGCTCGACATCACTCCGGGCACTTCGGTCCTCCCCGGAGCGAGCGCCGTCGAGTTCGTCTTCCCGTTCATCGTTGTGTTCGGTTCATTCCTGTTCCTCAGCTCGGCATTCGTCGCCCTGTCACCCATCAGGCACGAACCAGTTGCGGCCGCCACAGCTACGGCCGCGCCGAGCAGAGATTCCAATCTAGCGAGCTGA
- a CDS encoding DUF742 domain-containing protein, translated as MSDTSPHWYDDDAGPIVRLFAVTAGRARSTTESFDLMATVHVASSAPYDPSLSPEQQLIMRICRRYPQTITDVASESNLPLGVVRVLLGDLLNSGHVQITPPAPHRIPDSNILKEVIDGLRAL; from the coding sequence ATGAGTGACACAAGCCCACACTGGTACGACGACGACGCGGGGCCGATCGTCCGGCTGTTCGCAGTAACTGCGGGCCGGGCCAGGAGCACCACTGAGTCGTTCGATCTGATGGCAACTGTGCACGTGGCGTCGTCGGCACCATACGACCCCTCGCTCTCACCGGAACAGCAGCTCATCATGCGCATCTGCAGGCGGTATCCACAGACCATCACCGATGTCGCATCCGAATCGAACTTGCCGCTCGGTGTGGTGCGGGTTTTGCTCGGAGATCTCTTGAACTCCGGCCATGTCCAGATCACGCCACCAGCTCCGCACCGAATCCCTGACAGCAATATTCTCAAGGAAGTCATCGATGGCCTCCGTGCACTCTAA
- a CDS encoding sensor histidine kinase, protein MRERQDDARERQNGNGEVTSDDPHTDTGPVNVHEEDDDSAPRSGPRHASRRAAAARSRASSGRRPRSVRAKIVTVLMVPVMSLMALWGFATVTTAQNVSELQQLKEVNDTLLTPINDFVAAVQNERVAASEYMAAPDAEPDALLAAGEATDAAVAALRDGIANSSTDAAGLDPRLPGRIEGLVAAADSLSGIRDRVAEQSTSWLAMFDAYTATVSEAFGVTGVLTQMDAPGVEFDPRVVLELSMAREMISREDAVMSAAYAAEVMTQSQYLTLVEAAQAGQSMLWTDIDDPRPSAEAAYRDVLTSRSYQFLRDLEADLTSGRAGYTIVGAVPADAWSEAAGSVQQELAAGEARVTTIAAEEASLFSFDVLGTTGVAVVLGLIGVILSLLISVLIGRGLVVELAGLHNSAMDLARRKLPATLRKLNSGENVDIDTEAPQVALGDDEVSQVAEALNAVHRSAVQAAIERSDVLKGISGVYVYLARRSQVLLHRQLALLDSMERRIEDPDQLEDLFRLDHLTTRMRRQAESLIILSGVPPARRWRNPVPMMDVVRGAVAEVEDFTRVEVANIPDVRISGTAVADLTHLIAELVENAVVFSPPHTKAVVRGEVVGTGLALEVEDRGLGMSQQAMADANRRIRDTDQVDLLEADQLGLFVVNRLSRRHNVEVTLQRSAYGGVTAIVLIPDALLDRTMTEQIPPPEPAPDLERAQLTAVGSLSAVPDPRSGPATEPGLQAVRETAKALTGQTSREDAAPQDAEVDDLPRRVRRASLRPELRSDPPPPPPSTPSPSENPTRTPDQARATLSALRNGWLRGQSEKQDESPQEGENR, encoded by the coding sequence ATGCGTGAACGCCAGGATGACGCGCGCGAGCGGCAAAACGGTAACGGTGAAGTGACCAGCGACGATCCACACACGGACACCGGGCCGGTCAACGTACACGAGGAGGACGACGACTCCGCACCCCGTTCCGGCCCACGGCACGCCTCCCGCCGAGCGGCGGCGGCCAGGAGTAGGGCAAGTAGTGGCCGCCGTCCCCGGTCCGTCCGCGCGAAGATCGTCACCGTCCTCATGGTGCCCGTGATGTCGCTGATGGCCCTATGGGGCTTCGCCACGGTCACCACCGCCCAGAACGTGTCTGAGCTTCAGCAGCTCAAAGAGGTCAACGACACCCTCCTCACCCCGATCAACGACTTCGTCGCCGCCGTGCAGAACGAGCGAGTGGCGGCTTCGGAGTACATGGCCGCACCTGACGCCGAACCGGATGCGCTCCTCGCCGCGGGGGAAGCCACCGACGCCGCTGTGGCCGCGCTACGGGATGGCATCGCCAACAGCAGCACCGACGCCGCCGGGCTCGACCCCCGGCTTCCTGGACGAATCGAAGGGCTCGTCGCCGCGGCCGACTCCCTCTCCGGCATCCGGGACCGCGTTGCCGAACAGAGCACCAGCTGGCTGGCCATGTTCGACGCCTACACGGCGACTGTCAGCGAAGCGTTCGGCGTCACGGGTGTGCTCACCCAGATGGATGCGCCGGGTGTGGAGTTCGACCCGCGCGTCGTACTAGAGCTCTCTATGGCGCGGGAGATGATCTCTCGCGAGGATGCCGTCATGAGCGCCGCGTACGCGGCCGAGGTGATGACACAGTCGCAGTATCTGACCTTGGTCGAGGCTGCCCAGGCCGGTCAGTCCATGCTCTGGACCGACATCGACGACCCGCGACCCTCGGCCGAAGCCGCGTACCGGGACGTCCTGACCAGCCGGTCCTATCAGTTCCTCCGTGATCTCGAGGCCGATCTGACCAGCGGGCGAGCCGGCTACACGATTGTCGGCGCGGTCCCGGCCGACGCATGGAGCGAGGCTGCCGGCTCGGTCCAGCAGGAACTTGCCGCGGGTGAAGCACGTGTGACCACCATCGCGGCTGAAGAGGCCAGTCTCTTCAGCTTCGACGTCCTCGGCACCACAGGTGTGGCCGTCGTGCTCGGTCTGATCGGTGTCATCCTCTCGTTGTTGATATCGGTGCTGATCGGCCGTGGCCTCGTCGTCGAACTTGCCGGCCTGCACAACTCCGCCATGGACCTGGCCCGCCGCAAACTCCCGGCGACCTTGCGCAAGCTGAACTCCGGCGAGAACGTCGACATCGACACAGAAGCTCCACAGGTTGCCCTGGGCGACGACGAAGTCAGCCAGGTGGCGGAGGCTCTCAACGCCGTTCACCGTTCCGCGGTGCAAGCCGCGATCGAGCGCTCCGATGTGCTCAAGGGCATCTCCGGCGTCTACGTGTACCTCGCGCGTCGGAGCCAGGTCCTGCTGCACCGGCAGCTCGCGCTGCTCGACAGCATGGAGCGCCGAATCGAGGACCCGGACCAGCTGGAAGACCTGTTCCGCCTCGACCACCTGACCACCCGCATGCGTCGCCAAGCCGAGAGTCTGATCATTCTCTCCGGGGTGCCGCCGGCCCGTCGCTGGCGGAACCCGGTCCCCATGATGGACGTCGTGCGTGGCGCCGTGGCCGAGGTCGAGGACTTCACCCGTGTCGAGGTCGCGAACATCCCGGACGTCCGGATCTCGGGCACCGCGGTCGCGGACTTGACCCATCTGATCGCCGAACTGGTGGAGAACGCGGTGGTCTTCTCGCCGCCCCACACCAAGGCTGTCGTCCGCGGCGAAGTAGTCGGCACCGGCCTAGCGCTCGAGGTCGAAGACCGTGGTCTCGGCATGAGCCAGCAGGCGATGGCCGATGCCAACCGCCGGATCCGGGATACCGACCAGGTGGACCTCCTCGAAGCCGACCAGCTCGGCCTATTCGTGGTCAACCGGCTGTCGCGCCGTCATAATGTTGAGGTGACGCTGCAGCGCTCGGCCTACGGAGGCGTCACTGCCATCGTTTTGATCCCGGACGCCCTGCTCGATCGGACCATGACGGAGCAGATACCGCCTCCAGAGCCGGCACCCGACCTGGAAAGGGCCCAGTTGACTGCTGTCGGATCGCTGTCCGCCGTCCCCGATCCGCGGTCGGGCCCGGCGACCGAACCCGGGTTGCAGGCCGTTCGCGAAACCGCCAAGGCTCTTACCGGACAGACGTCTCGCGAGGACGCGGCACCCCAGGACGCCGAGGTCGATGACCTCCCACGCAGGGTCCGTCGCGCCAGTCTCCGTCCAGAGCTCCGGAGCGATCCCCCGCCCCCGCCACCCAGCACGCCGTCGCCGAGCGAAAACCCGACCCGGACACCCGATCAGGCACGCGCCACCTTGTCTGCGCTGCGTAACGGGTGGCTCCGAGGGCAATCCGAGAAACAAGACGAGTCGCCGCAAGAGGGAGAGAACCGATGA
- a CDS encoding roadblock/LC7 domain-containing protein: MTEPTHMSGELNWLLDDLVGRVAQIRHAVVLSGDGLPVGASNQLSREDRERFAAIASGFHSLAKGTGMHFEAGGVVQTMVELEGGFLFVVAAGDRSCLSVFSEADADIGLIAYEMARLVKQVHEHLYVPTRPDQLDPAAAPK, encoded by the coding sequence ATGACCGAGCCCACCCACATGTCGGGCGAGCTCAACTGGCTGCTCGATGATCTAGTTGGTCGCGTAGCCCAGATCCGGCATGCAGTCGTGCTTTCGGGCGACGGCCTGCCGGTCGGCGCCTCGAATCAACTAAGCCGGGAAGACCGCGAACGCTTCGCCGCCATAGCCTCGGGATTCCACAGCCTCGCCAAAGGCACTGGGATGCATTTCGAGGCCGGAGGCGTTGTCCAGACCATGGTGGAGCTGGAGGGTGGCTTCCTTTTTGTCGTCGCCGCCGGCGACCGCTCCTGCCTGTCAGTGTTCAGTGAGGCCGACGCTGACATCGGTCTCATCGCCTACGAGATGGCGAGGCTGGTGAAACAAGTCCATGAGCACCTCTACGTACCGACCCGGCCAGATCAACTGGATCCCGCAGCCGCACCGAAGTGA
- a CDS encoding GTP-binding protein: MASVHSKSVPDGVQPLVALKILVAGGFGVGKTTLVGSVSEIRALHTEEALTGAGQVVDNTNGVERKTTTTVAMDFGRITIRDGLCLYLFGTPGQDRFWFMWDELAMGALGAVVLADTRRLEDCFPAVDYFEHRGLPFVVGVNHFEGSRHYNPEKVSKALDLDDRTPVVMCDARDRESGKNVLIKLVEHVSELRNAKAEPEPATSSNGLPRRPVKH, from the coding sequence ATGGCCTCCGTGCACTCTAAATCCGTTCCCGACGGCGTCCAGCCCCTCGTGGCCCTCAAGATCCTCGTCGCCGGGGGATTCGGCGTGGGTAAAACCACGCTGGTCGGCTCCGTCAGCGAGATCCGCGCCCTGCATACCGAGGAAGCACTCACTGGAGCAGGACAGGTCGTCGACAACACCAACGGCGTCGAACGCAAGACCACCACCACGGTCGCGATGGACTTCGGCAGGATCACCATCCGCGACGGATTGTGCCTCTACCTGTTCGGGACGCCAGGACAGGACCGCTTCTGGTTCATGTGGGACGAACTCGCCATGGGCGCTCTCGGAGCCGTGGTCCTCGCCGATACCCGCCGCCTCGAGGACTGCTTCCCGGCGGTCGACTACTTCGAGCACCGGGGGTTGCCGTTTGTCGTGGGTGTCAACCATTTCGAGGGTTCCCGTCATTACAACCCCGAGAAGGTGAGCAAAGCCCTGGACCTCGACGACAGGACTCCGGTGGTCATGTGCGACGCCCGCGACCGCGAGTCCGGCAAGAACGTCCTCATCAAGCTCGTCGAGCACGTGAGCGAGCTCCGAAACGCGAAGGCTGAACCTGAGCCTGCCACCTCGTCGAACGGACTGCCCCGACGCCCGGTCAAGCA